A single genomic interval of Methanocorpusculum sp. harbors:
- a CDS encoding N-acetyltransferase has product MEHFRVRNYTSADYAALCQLDAPLFEGMGGHVLFRHIEELFPGLFFIAENSETHEIVGFVLGGIHFDDPKTGKLIRIGVKSDCQRIEVGTQLASTLLAEMQRLGVKKVHLTVADSNSAAISFYEKNGFQIKKREDKYFYPDISRLVLEKEL; this is encoded by the coding sequence ATGGAACATTTCCGGGTCAGAAACTATACTTCAGCAGATTATGCCGCCCTCTGCCAACTGGATGCACCCCTCTTCGAGGGAATGGGGGGGCATGTACTCTTTCGTCACATTGAGGAGCTCTTTCCGGGTCTGTTTTTTATTGCAGAAAACTCAGAGACGCATGAGATCGTGGGATTCGTGCTTGGAGGGATTCATTTTGATGATCCAAAAACAGGAAAGCTGATTCGGATCGGCGTGAAAAGCGACTGCCAGAGAATAGAGGTCGGCACTCAGCTTGCATCCACACTTCTTGCAGAGATGCAAAGACTCGGAGTGAAGAAAGTACATTTGACGGTGGCCGATTCCAATTCTGCTGCGATATCATTCTATGAAAAAAACGGATTTCAAATCAAAAAAAGAGAGGACAAGTACTTTTATCCAGATATATCAAGACTTGTTCTGGAAAAAGAACTTTAA